From the Manis javanica isolate MJ-LG chromosome 11, MJ_LKY, whole genome shotgun sequence genome, one window contains:
- the UTP25 gene encoding U3 small nucleolar RNA-associated protein 25 homolog isoform X2 — protein MGKRRSRGQSQLLSALTKKQKKHLRDFGEEHPFYDRVSRKEAKPQMCQLSESSDTSRSESEGESEPERVSGYHRLLATLKNVSEDEEAEEESVADEAEGSDEDDGSGAGVEEETAAESTAVQESMALPADLEEKDGDRPAGTSQKAPEEFTDAKHESLFSLETNFLEEESGGNCSLKTSQDPFLQHVNKELKEKEIQAVDTNPQNTHQLKWLILGQLVFSSKFQKLETFKPPKDIDLKSLHLQKPLESTWTKINSQFLSGPQKSSCPFTPLQKELFLIMNSYRDLFYPERTALKNGEEIRRVYCLHVINHVLKANAQVLGNNSRRRSRKLGVGDDDDFRDQGLTRPKVLIVVPFREAALRVVQLFISLLEGDSKKKIIVSNKKRFQGEYGSDPTERPPNLKRPEDYEAVFAGNIDDHFRIGVAVLQRSIRLYAPFYSSDILIASPLGLRTIIGGEGEKRDFDFLSSIELLIIDQADIYLMQNWEHVLHLMNHMNLLPLDSHGVDFSRVRMWSLNNWSKYYRQTLLFGALQDAQINSVFNKYCVNVQGQVSVRNVPMTGSINLVLVQLPHVFQRMEVEDLASLIDARFNFFVNKILPQYRDAVMSHTLIYVPSYFDFVRLRNYFKKEDLNFTHICIQ, from the exons ATGGGCAAACGCAGGAGCCGGGGCCAGAGCCAGTTGCTCAGCGCCCTGACTAAGAAGCAAAAGAAGCACCTTCGGGATTTCGGCGAGGAGCACCCCTTCTATGACAG GGTTTCCAGAAAGGAAGCAAAACCACAGATGTGTCAACTG tCAGAGAGTTCAGATACTTCACGTTCCGAAAGCGAAGGAGAGAGTGAACCAGAACGGGTTTCTGGGTACCACAGACTACTCGCCACGTTAAAGAATGTTTCCGAGGACGAGGAAGCGGAGGAGGAGAGTGTTGCAGATGAGGCCGAAGGGAGTGATGAAGATGATGGTAGCGGGGCTGGTGTGGAGGAAGAGACAGCCGCAGAGTCCACTGCAGTGCAGGAGA GTATGGCCTTACCTGCTGACCTTGAGGAAAAAGATGGGGACAGGCCAGCTGGCACATCACAGAAAGCCCCTGAGGAGTTTACAGATGCAAAACACGAGTCACTCTTTAGCCTGGAAACTAATTTTCTTGAAGAGGAAAGTGGAGGCAACTGTTCTCTGAAAACATCACAAG ATCCATTTCTACAACATGtgaacaaagaactgaaagaaaaagaaattcaggctGTTGACACAAATCCCCAGAATACCCACCAACTAAAA TGGCTCATTCTGGGCCAACTTGTCTTTTCATCCAAGTTTCAGAAGTTGGAAACATTTAAACCCCCAAAGGACATTGACTTAAAGTCACTTCATCTCCAGAAGCCTCTGGAATCCACCTGGACGAAGATCAACAGCCAGTTCCTCTCTGGTCCCCAAAAATCAAGTTGCCCCTTCACACCCCTCCAGAAAGAGCTCTTCTTAATTATGAATTCCTACCGGGACCTGTTCTACCCAGAAAGGACTGCCCTGAAGAACGGGGAAGAGATCCGCCGTGTGTACTGCCTGCATGTGATAAATCATGTCCTCAAAGCCAATGCCCAGGTGCTCGGCAACAATAGTAGACGCCGAAGCCGGAAACTTGGAGTGGGTGACGACGATGACTTCAGGGACCAAGGGCTGACACGGCCCAAG GTGCTGATAGTGGTGCCCTTCCGGGAGGCTGCCTTGCGGGTGGTGCAGCTCTTCATCAGCCTCCTCGAGGGCGAcagcaagaagaaaataattgtgaGCAACAAAAAGAGGTTTCAGGGAGAGTATGGCTCAGATCCCACGGAGAGACCACCCAATCTGAAGAGGCCGGAGGATTACGAAGCTGTGTTTGCTGGCAACATCGACGACCACTTTAGGATCG GGGTGGCAGTACTTCAGAGAAGCATCAGGCTCTACGCTCCCTTCTACTCCTCGGACATCCTCATTGCCTCCCCCCTGGGTCTGCGGACTATCATTGgtggagaaggagagaagagagatttTGACTTTCTGTCTTCTATTGAGCTGCTCATCATTGACCAAGCTGACATTTACCTGATGCAGAACTGGGAGCATGTCCTG CATTTGATGAACCACATGAATCTGTTGCCCTTGGACTCACATGGGGTGGACTTTTCTCGAGTGCGGATGTGGAGCCTCAATAATTGGTCCAAGTACTATCGCCAGACCCTGCTGTTTGGTGCCCTGCAGGATGCACAGATCAATTCTGTGTTCAACAAGTACTGTGTCAATGTGCAAGGCCAG GTGTCTGTGAGGAACGTCCCGATGACAGGTTCCATCAACCTTGTCCTGGTGCAGCTCCCACATGTCTTCCAGAGGATGGAAGTTGAAGACCTAGCTTCTCTGATTGATGCCAG GTTTAACTTTTTCGTGAACAAGATTTTGCCTCAGTATCGTGATGCAGTCATGTCTCACACGCTCATCTATGTTCCCTCCTACTTTGACTTTGTACGCCTCCGAAATTACTTCAAGAAAGAGGACCTGAACTTCACTCACATCT GTATACAATAA
- the UTP25 gene encoding U3 small nucleolar RNA-associated protein 25 homolog isoform X1, whose product MGKRRSRGQSQLLSALTKKQKKHLRDFGEEHPFYDRVSRKEAKPQMCQLSESSDTSRSESEGESEPERVSGYHRLLATLKNVSEDEEAEEESVADEAEGSDEDDGSGAGVEEETAAESTAVQESMALPADLEEKDGDRPAGTSQKAPEEFTDAKHESLFSLETNFLEEESGGNCSLKTSQDPFLQHVNKELKEKEIQAVDTNPQNTHQLKWLILGQLVFSSKFQKLETFKPPKDIDLKSLHLQKPLESTWTKINSQFLSGPQKSSCPFTPLQKELFLIMNSYRDLFYPERTALKNGEEIRRVYCLHVINHVLKANAQVLGNNSRRRSRKLGVGDDDDFRDQGLTRPKVLIVVPFREAALRVVQLFISLLEGDSKKKIIVSNKKRFQGEYGSDPTERPPNLKRPEDYEAVFAGNIDDHFRIGVAVLQRSIRLYAPFYSSDILIASPLGLRTIIGGEGEKRDFDFLSSIELLIIDQADIYLMQNWEHVLHLMNHMNLLPLDSHGVDFSRVRMWSLNNWSKYYRQTLLFGALQDAQINSVFNKYCVNVQGQVSVRNVPMTGSINLVLVQLPHVFQRMEVEDLASLIDARFNFFVNKILPQYRDAVMSHTLIYVPSYFDFVRLRNYFKKEDLNFTHICEYTQKSGVSRARHFFLQGEKQFLLLTERFHFYKRYTIKGIRNLIFYELPTYPHFYSDVCNMLRATSRGEEAAWTCTVLYAKYDAQRLAAVVGVERAAQMLQSKKSVHLFITGET is encoded by the exons ATGGGCAAACGCAGGAGCCGGGGCCAGAGCCAGTTGCTCAGCGCCCTGACTAAGAAGCAAAAGAAGCACCTTCGGGATTTCGGCGAGGAGCACCCCTTCTATGACAG GGTTTCCAGAAAGGAAGCAAAACCACAGATGTGTCAACTG tCAGAGAGTTCAGATACTTCACGTTCCGAAAGCGAAGGAGAGAGTGAACCAGAACGGGTTTCTGGGTACCACAGACTACTCGCCACGTTAAAGAATGTTTCCGAGGACGAGGAAGCGGAGGAGGAGAGTGTTGCAGATGAGGCCGAAGGGAGTGATGAAGATGATGGTAGCGGGGCTGGTGTGGAGGAAGAGACAGCCGCAGAGTCCACTGCAGTGCAGGAGA GTATGGCCTTACCTGCTGACCTTGAGGAAAAAGATGGGGACAGGCCAGCTGGCACATCACAGAAAGCCCCTGAGGAGTTTACAGATGCAAAACACGAGTCACTCTTTAGCCTGGAAACTAATTTTCTTGAAGAGGAAAGTGGAGGCAACTGTTCTCTGAAAACATCACAAG ATCCATTTCTACAACATGtgaacaaagaactgaaagaaaaagaaattcaggctGTTGACACAAATCCCCAGAATACCCACCAACTAAAA TGGCTCATTCTGGGCCAACTTGTCTTTTCATCCAAGTTTCAGAAGTTGGAAACATTTAAACCCCCAAAGGACATTGACTTAAAGTCACTTCATCTCCAGAAGCCTCTGGAATCCACCTGGACGAAGATCAACAGCCAGTTCCTCTCTGGTCCCCAAAAATCAAGTTGCCCCTTCACACCCCTCCAGAAAGAGCTCTTCTTAATTATGAATTCCTACCGGGACCTGTTCTACCCAGAAAGGACTGCCCTGAAGAACGGGGAAGAGATCCGCCGTGTGTACTGCCTGCATGTGATAAATCATGTCCTCAAAGCCAATGCCCAGGTGCTCGGCAACAATAGTAGACGCCGAAGCCGGAAACTTGGAGTGGGTGACGACGATGACTTCAGGGACCAAGGGCTGACACGGCCCAAG GTGCTGATAGTGGTGCCCTTCCGGGAGGCTGCCTTGCGGGTGGTGCAGCTCTTCATCAGCCTCCTCGAGGGCGAcagcaagaagaaaataattgtgaGCAACAAAAAGAGGTTTCAGGGAGAGTATGGCTCAGATCCCACGGAGAGACCACCCAATCTGAAGAGGCCGGAGGATTACGAAGCTGTGTTTGCTGGCAACATCGACGACCACTTTAGGATCG GGGTGGCAGTACTTCAGAGAAGCATCAGGCTCTACGCTCCCTTCTACTCCTCGGACATCCTCATTGCCTCCCCCCTGGGTCTGCGGACTATCATTGgtggagaaggagagaagagagatttTGACTTTCTGTCTTCTATTGAGCTGCTCATCATTGACCAAGCTGACATTTACCTGATGCAGAACTGGGAGCATGTCCTG CATTTGATGAACCACATGAATCTGTTGCCCTTGGACTCACATGGGGTGGACTTTTCTCGAGTGCGGATGTGGAGCCTCAATAATTGGTCCAAGTACTATCGCCAGACCCTGCTGTTTGGTGCCCTGCAGGATGCACAGATCAATTCTGTGTTCAACAAGTACTGTGTCAATGTGCAAGGCCAG GTGTCTGTGAGGAACGTCCCGATGACAGGTTCCATCAACCTTGTCCTGGTGCAGCTCCCACATGTCTTCCAGAGGATGGAAGTTGAAGACCTAGCTTCTCTGATTGATGCCAG GTTTAACTTTTTCGTGAACAAGATTTTGCCTCAGTATCGTGATGCAGTCATGTCTCACACGCTCATCTATGTTCCCTCCTACTTTGACTTTGTACGCCTCCGAAATTACTTCAAGAAAGAGGACCTGAACTTCACTCACATCTGTGAGTACACACAGAAGTCTGGTGTCTCCAGGGCCAGACACTTCTTCCTCCAAGGAGAGAAGCAGTTTCTGCTCCTCACGGAGCGCTTCCATTTCTACAAAAG GTATACAATAAAAGGCATCAGGAACCTGATTTTCTATGAACTGCCCACATATCCCCACTTCTACAGTGATGTCTGTAACATGCTGAGGGCCACCAGCAGAGGAGAGGAAGCTGCCTGGACCTGCACTGTCCTCTATGCCAAGTACGATGCCCAGAGGCTGGCCGCTGTGGTTGGTGTGGAGCGGGCTGCGCAGATGCTGCAGTCCAAGAAGAGCGTCCACCTCTTTATTACTGGAGAAACATGA